The following are from one region of the Mycolicibacterium helvum genome:
- a CDS encoding glycosyltransferase family 4 protein: MVVPPVASLLPTGSTALALADRGAGVPLRELALVGLTAAIITYFATGWVRVLATRLGAVAYPRERDVHIKPTPRMGGLAMYMGVVTAVFLASQLPALARGFIYSSGMPAVVVAGGLIMGIGLIDDRWGLDALTKFAGQITAASVLVTMGVAWSVLYIPIGGVGTIVLDQVSSILLTLALTVSIVNAMNFVDGLDGLAAGLGLITAMAICIFSVGLLRDHGGDVLFYPPAVISVVLAGACLGFLPHNFYRAKIFMGDSGSMLVGLMLAAASTTAAGPISQSAYGARDVFALLSPFLLVIAVMLVPALDTLLAIVRRTRAGRSPLSPDKMHLHHRLLQIGHSHRRAVLLIYLWVGIIAFGAAATIFFDPRYTGAVMLAAIVVAVVVTLIPLLRRRDDDYEGLYDSK; encoded by the coding sequence GTGGTTGTTCCCCCGGTCGCTTCGCTCCTGCCCACCGGCTCCACGGCGCTCGCGCTCGCTGACCGCGGCGCCGGTGTTCCGTTGCGTGAGTTGGCTCTTGTCGGCTTGACCGCCGCGATCATCACCTACTTCGCCACCGGCTGGGTTCGCGTGCTGGCCACCCGCCTGGGAGCGGTGGCGTACCCCCGTGAGCGGGACGTGCACATCAAGCCGACCCCGCGCATGGGCGGGCTGGCCATGTACATGGGCGTGGTCACCGCGGTCTTCTTGGCCTCTCAGCTGCCGGCGTTGGCCCGCGGCTTCATCTACTCCTCGGGGATGCCTGCGGTCGTGGTCGCCGGTGGCCTGATCATGGGAATCGGGCTGATCGACGACCGCTGGGGTCTGGATGCGCTGACGAAGTTCGCCGGGCAGATCACCGCGGCCAGCGTCCTGGTCACCATGGGTGTCGCGTGGAGCGTGTTGTACATCCCGATCGGCGGGGTCGGCACGATCGTGCTGGACCAGGTCTCATCGATCCTGCTGACCCTCGCGCTGACGGTGTCGATCGTCAACGCGATGAACTTCGTCGATGGCCTCGACGGGCTGGCCGCCGGCCTGGGGCTGATCACCGCCATGGCCATCTGCATATTCTCGGTCGGCCTGCTGCGTGACCATGGCGGCGACGTGTTGTTCTACCCGCCGGCGGTGATCTCGGTGGTGTTGGCCGGCGCGTGTCTGGGGTTCCTGCCGCACAATTTCTATCGCGCCAAGATCTTCATGGGCGACTCCGGTTCGATGCTCGTCGGCCTGATGCTGGCCGCGGCGTCCACCACCGCGGCGGGCCCGATCTCGCAGAGCGCTTACGGCGCGCGGGACGTCTTCGCTCTGCTGTCGCCGTTCCTGCTGGTGATCGCGGTCATGCTGGTGCCTGCCCTGGATACGCTGCTGGCCATCGTGCGGCGCACCCGTGCCGGCCGCAGTCCGCTGAGCCCCGACAAGATGCATCTGCACCACCGACTGCTCCAGATCGGGCACTCGCACCGCCGCGCCGTGCTGCTGATCTACCTATGGGTGGGCATCATCGCGTTCGGCGCGGCGGCCACCATCTTCTTCGATCCGCGCTACACCGGAGCGGTCATGCTGGCCGCGATCGTGGTGGCCGTCGTGGTCACTCTGATCCCGCTGTTACGTCGCCGCGACGATGATTACGAGGGACTTTACGACAGTAAGTAG
- a CDS encoding L-threonylcarbamoyladenylate synthase — MTQVFDCADASRRAEAISAAAAAVKSGRLVVMPTDTVYGIGADAFDNEAVAALLAAKGRGRDMPVGVLVGSWHTIDGLVYSVPHSARELIRAFWPGALSLVVQQAPSLQWDLGDARGTVMLRMPLHPVAIELLRETGPMAVSSANLSGRPAATTSEEAQRQLADQVQVYLDAGPSPEQAASTIVDLTGSTPRLLREGPVSAAAIAEVLGTDVASLTADG, encoded by the coding sequence GTGACCCAGGTGTTCGACTGCGCCGACGCCAGCCGGCGCGCCGAGGCCATCTCCGCGGCCGCCGCCGCGGTCAAGAGCGGCCGACTGGTCGTGATGCCCACCGACACGGTGTATGGCATCGGTGCCGACGCTTTCGACAACGAGGCAGTCGCCGCGCTGCTGGCAGCCAAGGGCCGCGGCCGCGACATGCCGGTCGGTGTACTGGTGGGCTCCTGGCACACCATCGACGGCCTGGTGTACTCGGTTCCGCACAGCGCCCGCGAATTGATCCGCGCTTTCTGGCCCGGCGCGCTGAGCCTGGTTGTCCAGCAAGCGCCCTCGCTGCAATGGGACCTCGGTGACGCGCGGGGGACCGTCATGCTGCGGATGCCGCTGCACCCGGTGGCGATCGAACTGCTGCGCGAGACCGGCCCGATGGCGGTGTCCAGCGCCAACCTCTCCGGGCGTCCGGCGGCCACGACATCCGAGGAAGCGCAGCGCCAGCTCGCCGATCAGGTTCAGGTGTATCTGGACGCCGGGCCGTCCCCGGAGCAGGCCGCCTCCACGATCGTCGACCTGACCGGCTCGACCCCGCGGCTGCTGCGGGAGGGCCCGGTCAGCGCCGCGGCCATCGCCGAGGTCCTCGGCACCGACGTCGCATCCCTGACGGCCGATGGCTGA
- the prmC gene encoding peptide chain release factor N(5)-glutamine methyltransferase has product MTALRQAIDLATAALAEAGIDSARTDAELLAAHLAGVDRGRLVAIDEPDADFFTRYDEVIGARCSRIPLQHLTGSAAFGPLELLVGPGVFIPRPETEALLEWALAQRLPEQAVIVDLCTGSGALAIALGTHWPRARVIAVDDDATALDYARRNAESTTVELVRADVTVPGLLTDLRGSVDLVVSNPPYIPAGAVLDPEVADHDPAHALFGGDDGMAVIAPIARFAADWLKPGGLFAVEHDDTTSDQTVETISSTKCFNAITPHRDLAGRPRFVTACRTKEPA; this is encoded by the coding sequence ATGACCGCGCTGCGGCAGGCCATCGATCTGGCCACCGCCGCCCTCGCCGAGGCGGGCATCGACTCGGCGCGTACCGATGCCGAGCTGCTGGCTGCCCACCTGGCCGGCGTCGACCGCGGCCGGCTGGTCGCGATCGACGAGCCCGATGCCGACTTCTTCACCCGCTACGACGAGGTGATCGGCGCCCGGTGCAGCCGGATCCCGCTGCAACACCTCACCGGCTCAGCGGCGTTCGGCCCGCTGGAGCTGCTGGTCGGGCCCGGGGTGTTCATCCCGCGCCCGGAGACCGAGGCCCTGCTGGAATGGGCACTGGCCCAACGACTGCCCGAGCAGGCGGTGATCGTCGACCTGTGCACCGGATCCGGTGCGCTGGCCATCGCCCTGGGGACGCACTGGCCGCGGGCGCGGGTGATCGCCGTCGACGACGACGCCACCGCGCTGGACTACGCGCGCCGCAACGCCGAATCGACGACCGTCGAATTGGTGCGGGCCGACGTCACAGTCCCCGGGCTGCTCACAGACCTGCGCGGTAGCGTCGACCTCGTGGTGTCCAATCCGCCTTATATCCCTGCCGGGGCAGTGCTGGATCCTGAAGTGGCCGACCATGACCCGGCACACGCATTGTTCGGTGGCGACGACGGCATGGCCGTGATCGCACCGATCGCGCGGTTCGCCGCCGACTGGCTCAAGCCGGGTGGCCTGTTCGCCGTCGAACACGACGACACCACATCGGATCAAACGGTCGAAACTATAAGCAGCACAAAGTGTTTCAACGCAATAACCCCACATCGCGATCTGGCGGGCCGACCCCGGTTCGTGACTGCCTGCCGGACAAAGGAGCCAGCGTGA
- the prfA gene encoding peptide chain release factor 1, translated as MAPEGRSEATRDSAGATVEAALTEHADLERQLSDPALHNDAGNARRVGRRFAQLAPIVTAYRRLDTARGDLEAARELAAEDASFAAEVPELEAKVAELDAHLTDLLAPRDPHDADDIVLEVKSGEGGEESALFAADLARMYMRYAERHGWTVTMLDETTSDLGGYKDATLSIRSKGDSADGVWSRMKFEGGVHRVQRVPVTESQGRVHTSAAGVLVYPEPEDVEAVQIDESDLRIDVYRSSGKGGQGVNTTDSAVRITHLPTGIVVTCQNERSQLQNKARAMIVLAARLQALAEEQASADASADRASQIRTVDRSERIRTYNFPENRIADHRINFKAHNLDQVLDGDLDPLLDALAEADKQARLQQA; from the coding sequence ATGGCGCCGGAGGGCAGGAGCGAAGCGACCCGGGATTCAGCCGGGGCGACGGTTGAAGCGGCGCTGACCGAACACGCCGACCTCGAACGTCAGCTGTCCGATCCCGCGCTGCACAACGACGCGGGCAATGCCCGCCGGGTGGGCCGGCGCTTCGCTCAGCTGGCGCCGATCGTCACGGCCTATCGCAGGCTGGACACCGCGCGCGGAGACCTCGAAGCCGCCCGCGAGCTGGCCGCCGAGGACGCGTCCTTCGCCGCCGAGGTGCCCGAACTGGAGGCCAAGGTCGCCGAGCTCGACGCACACCTCACCGATCTGCTGGCCCCGCGTGATCCGCACGACGCCGACGACATCGTCCTCGAGGTGAAATCCGGTGAGGGTGGGGAAGAGTCGGCACTGTTCGCCGCGGACCTGGCTCGGATGTATATGCGTTATGCCGAGCGTCACGGCTGGACGGTCACCATGCTCGACGAGACCACGTCCGATCTCGGCGGCTACAAGGACGCCACGCTGTCCATCCGCAGCAAGGGTGACTCCGCCGACGGCGTGTGGTCGCGGATGAAGTTCGAAGGCGGCGTGCACCGCGTCCAGCGCGTGCCGGTCACCGAGTCGCAGGGCCGGGTGCACACCTCCGCCGCCGGCGTTCTGGTCTATCCCGAGCCCGAAGATGTCGAAGCTGTCCAGATCGATGAGTCCGACCTGCGCATCGACGTCTACCGCTCGTCGGGCAAGGGCGGTCAGGGCGTCAACACCACCGACTCCGCGGTCCGGATCACGCACCTGCCCACCGGTATCGTCGTGACCTGTCAGAACGAGCGCTCGCAGCTGCAGAACAAAGCTCGCGCGATGATCGTGCTGGCTGCGCGCCTGCAGGCATTGGCCGAAGAACAGGCCTCGGCTGACGCGTCGGCCGACCGGGCCAGCCAGATCCGCACCGTCGACCGCAGCGAGCGAATTCGCACTTACAACTTCCCGGAGAACCGGATCGCCGATCACCGGATCAATTTCAAGGCGCACAACCTGGACCAGGTGCTCGACGGCGACCTCGATCCACTACTGGACGCACTGGCTGAGGCCGACAAGCAGGCAAGGCTGCAGCAGGCATGA
- the rpmE gene encoding 50S ribosomal protein L31, with amino-acid sequence MKTGIHPAYAETNVVCGCGNSFTTRSTKDGGHITVEVCSQCHPFYTGKQKILDSGGRVARFEKRYGKRKTGESADK; translated from the coding sequence ATGAAAACAGGGATTCATCCCGCCTACGCCGAGACCAACGTGGTCTGCGGCTGTGGCAACTCCTTCACCACTCGCAGCACCAAGGACGGCGGCCACATCACCGTCGAGGTGTGCTCGCAGTGCCACCCGTTCTACACCGGCAAGCAGAAGATCCTCGACAGCGGCGGCCGCGTGGCCCGCTTCGAGAAGCGCTACGGAAAGCGCAAGACCGGCGAGTCGGCCGACAAGTAG
- the fadD1 gene encoding fatty-acid--CoA ligase FadD1 — translation MAETVQQLLRERRDESTPAVKFGERVWTWREHLDEAARQAAALIAIADPDRPLHVGTLLGNTPAMLTAMAAAGLGGYVLCGVNNTRRGAALARDIVKADCQILLTDSADRQLLEGLELPGVRVFDVDSDEWSALLAGAGELTPHREVTATDTFMLIFTSGTSGEPKAVQVAHMMVPFAGVALVDRFAITASDVCYLSMPLFHSNALMAGWAVALNAGAAMAPASFTASGLLADLRRYGATYMNYVGKPLAYVLATAEQPDDHDNPLRVAFGNEATDRDIAEFSRRFGCAVWDGFGSTEGAVIITREDDCPPGSVGRGFPGVAIYDSETRMECATAVFDESGALANPDEAIGEIVNTTGGGMFGGYYNDSNATDERLRYGMYWSGDLGYRDADGWIFLAGRTADWMRVDGENMAAAPIERIIQRLPQVSQVAVYPVPDEHVGDQVMAAIVLADGAQLSPADLAEFLAEQSDLSPKAWPRHVWIADELPATATNKVLKRELVARGTHPGVGVVWTRAARGRSYTTGPAE, via the coding sequence GTGGCCGAGACGGTCCAGCAGCTGCTCCGCGAGCGTCGCGACGAATCCACCCCGGCGGTGAAGTTCGGCGAGCGGGTGTGGACCTGGCGCGAACATCTTGACGAGGCTGCCCGGCAGGCGGCCGCGCTGATCGCGATCGCCGACCCGGATCGCCCGCTGCATGTGGGAACGCTGCTGGGCAATACCCCCGCGATGCTCACCGCCATGGCGGCGGCTGGCCTCGGTGGATACGTGCTGTGCGGGGTCAACAACACCCGCCGCGGCGCAGCCCTGGCGCGCGATATCGTCAAGGCCGACTGTCAGATCCTGCTCACCGATTCGGCCGATCGCCAGCTGCTCGAGGGGCTTGAGCTGCCGGGAGTCCGGGTGTTCGACGTCGACTCCGACGAATGGTCGGCGCTGCTGGCGGGGGCTGGCGAGCTGACCCCGCACCGGGAAGTCACCGCCACCGACACGTTCATGCTGATCTTCACCTCTGGCACCAGCGGTGAGCCCAAAGCGGTCCAGGTCGCCCACATGATGGTTCCCTTCGCCGGCGTCGCGCTGGTCGACCGGTTCGCGATCACGGCCTCCGACGTTTGCTACCTGTCGATGCCGCTGTTCCATTCCAACGCGTTGATGGCCGGCTGGGCGGTGGCGCTCAATGCCGGGGCGGCGATGGCGCCGGCGTCGTTCACGGCCTCCGGCCTGCTGGCTGATCTGCGCCGCTACGGGGCCACCTACATGAACTACGTGGGCAAGCCGCTGGCCTACGTGCTGGCGACGGCCGAACAACCCGACGATCACGACAACCCGCTGCGGGTCGCCTTCGGCAACGAGGCCACCGACCGCGATATCGCCGAATTCAGCCGCCGCTTCGGGTGCGCGGTGTGGGACGGATTCGGCTCCACCGAGGGTGCGGTGATCATCACCCGTGAGGACGACTGCCCGCCCGGCTCGGTCGGTCGGGGCTTTCCCGGCGTGGCCATTTACGACTCGGAGACCCGAATGGAATGCGCCACAGCCGTTTTCGACGAAAGCGGCGCGCTGGCCAACCCCGATGAAGCGATCGGCGAGATCGTCAACACCACTGGTGGGGGCATGTTCGGTGGCTACTACAACGACAGCAACGCCACCGACGAACGCCTGCGGTACGGCATGTACTGGTCCGGTGACCTCGGCTACCGCGACGCGGACGGCTGGATCTTCCTGGCCGGGCGTACTGCGGACTGGATGCGGGTGGATGGCGAGAACATGGCCGCCGCGCCGATCGAGCGCATCATCCAGCGGCTGCCGCAGGTCAGTCAGGTCGCGGTGTACCCGGTGCCCGACGAGCACGTGGGAGACCAGGTGATGGCGGCGATCGTGCTCGCCGACGGTGCTCAGCTCAGCCCAGCGGACCTCGCCGAGTTCCTAGCCGAGCAGTCCGACCTGTCGCCCAAGGCCTGGCCCCGGCACGTCTGGATTGCCGACGAACTGCCGGCTACCGCCACCAACAAGGTGCTCAAGCGCGAGCTCGTCGCCCGCGGTACGCACCCCGGCGTGGGCGTGGTCTGGACGCGTGCCGCGCGGGGCCGGAGCTACACCACGGGCCCGGCGGAATAG
- a CDS encoding TetR/AcrR family transcriptional regulator — MTASTDADSRHGAKSVQERLVDAAEVCLRAKGIRATTVSEVAEAAGVSRGWLYRHYPDKASLLGAAIVRLNNAFWAESHQVLDGLGTFEEQLTVGVRLGRSAYDSPGALVMQLRRDEPEEFAACAGAGVQGLVPDLGRFWQPYLEAARDRGEIHAETQLDEAAEWVARVQISLGTVPGETLDPDDHAAVLRYMRRYVLPGLRVAPAAQ, encoded by the coding sequence GTGACTGCCAGCACCGACGCCGACAGCCGGCACGGGGCCAAATCCGTCCAGGAGCGACTGGTCGACGCCGCCGAAGTCTGTCTGCGAGCCAAAGGCATCCGGGCGACGACGGTATCCGAGGTCGCCGAGGCGGCCGGGGTATCACGCGGCTGGCTCTACCGGCACTACCCCGACAAGGCGTCCCTGCTCGGCGCGGCGATCGTGCGCCTCAACAACGCGTTCTGGGCCGAGTCGCACCAGGTGCTGGATGGGCTTGGCACCTTCGAGGAGCAATTGACCGTCGGCGTGCGACTGGGCCGCAGCGCCTACGACTCCCCTGGCGCTCTGGTGATGCAGCTGCGCCGCGATGAGCCCGAGGAATTCGCGGCCTGCGCCGGCGCCGGCGTTCAGGGCCTGGTGCCCGATCTCGGCCGGTTCTGGCAGCCCTATTTGGAGGCGGCGCGCGACCGGGGCGAAATCCACGCCGAGACGCAACTCGACGAGGCCGCCGAGTGGGTGGCCAGGGTTCAGATCAGCCTCGGCACTGTTCCCGGCGAGACCCTGGACCCCGACGACCACGCCGCGGTGCTGCGGTACATGCGCCGATATGTGTTGCCCGGCCTGCGTGTTGCGCCAGCGGCGCAATAA
- a CDS encoding RsiV family protein, with translation MGTLSRRGAVLVAALAIGLTACGGSNSTNATTTGTTKAAATSASANASPTTAAPTSGVSDKQKYSVTRSTAGDATTDGKGRWTLVVDTITGGNPQVAGAFNSAVHASAAGQLEPVKNGADPDGTWTFETQPQIYFGGASVSELISGLYVHVPSAHPSSYVSTVVIDSRSAKPITLADLFTDKQAGLNRLSEQTKALLPGVTGVGPTPMADEPGNAPTEANFANWIPTPDGLEIHFADYQFFHGTPTITVPWSALDGLLAPGMDALRT, from the coding sequence ATGGGCACATTAAGCCGCCGGGGGGCGGTATTGGTCGCGGCTTTGGCCATCGGGCTCACCGCGTGTGGCGGGTCCAATAGCACGAATGCCACCACCACCGGGACCACCAAGGCCGCCGCGACGTCGGCGAGTGCTAACGCATCACCGACGACAGCGGCACCGACCAGCGGGGTCTCCGACAAACAGAAGTACTCGGTCACCCGCTCCACTGCCGGGGATGCCACCACGGACGGTAAGGGCCGCTGGACGCTGGTCGTCGACACCATTACCGGCGGTAACCCGCAGGTCGCGGGGGCCTTCAACAGTGCGGTGCATGCGTCGGCGGCCGGGCAGCTCGAACCGGTCAAAAACGGTGCCGACCCGGACGGGACGTGGACGTTCGAGACTCAACCGCAGATCTATTTCGGCGGCGCATCGGTGTCGGAACTGATCAGCGGTCTCTACGTGCATGTGCCGTCGGCGCATCCGAGCAGCTATGTCAGCACCGTGGTGATCGACTCGCGGTCGGCGAAGCCGATCACGCTGGCGGATCTGTTCACCGATAAGCAGGCCGGCTTGAATCGGCTGTCGGAGCAGACGAAGGCCTTGCTGCCAGGGGTGACCGGAGTCGGGCCGACACCGATGGCCGACGAGCCGGGCAATGCGCCAACGGAAGCGAACTTCGCCAACTGGATCCCCACGCCCGACGGTCTGGAGATCCACTTCGCCGACTACCAGTTCTTCCACGGGACGCCGACCATCACGGTGCCCTGGTCGGCCCTGGACGGCCTGCTGGCGCCCGGGATGGACGCCCTGCGGACGTAG
- the rho gene encoding transcription termination factor Rho, which translates to MTDTDLITAGESAPQTGAPAVAAEIPSAPKSAPEAASKAAPSGDAGRAGSLSAMVLPELRALANQVGIKGTSGMRKGDLIAAIKEHQNGGNGTNHRADNAPAAPAEQASEPREPRQNTEKTENGEPNSGEPRRRERRAATRGAGAAGAEGAEQQKSQDSRPEQGEKRESQSQNRQESRENRESSDQSGQGQSGNQQNRGNQQNRDNQQNRDNQQNRDNQQNRGNQQNRDNNQSRDDDDDDDSRQGRRGRRFRDRRRRGERTPGEGGGGNDAELREDDVVQPVAGILDVLDNYAFVRTSGYLAGPNDVYVSMNMVRKNGLRRGDAVTGAVRVAKDGDGGQNQRQKFNPLVRLDSVNGGPVEEARNRPDFTKLTPLYPNQRLRLETTPDRLTTRVIDLIMPIGKGQRALIVSPPKAGKTTIMQDIANAITRNNPECHLMVVLVDERPEEVTDMQRSVKGEVIASTFDRPPSDHTQAAELAIERAKRLVEQGKDVVVLLDSITRLGRAYNNASPASGRILSGGVDSTALYPPKRFLGAARNIEFGGSLTIIATAMVETGSTGDTVIFEEFKGTGNAELKLDRKIAERRVFPAVDVNPSGTRKDELLLSTDEFAVVHKLRRVLSGLDSHQAIDLLMSQLRKTKTNYEFLVQVSKTAPGGGGNGASDAD; encoded by the coding sequence GTGACCGATACGGACCTGATCACGGCTGGAGAAAGCGCCCCGCAGACGGGGGCGCCCGCCGTGGCCGCAGAAATCCCCTCGGCGCCTAAATCTGCGCCGGAAGCGGCTTCGAAGGCCGCCCCGAGTGGGGACGCGGGCCGGGCCGGTTCTCTGTCGGCGATGGTCCTGCCCGAGCTTCGCGCCTTGGCCAACCAGGTTGGCATCAAGGGAACCTCCGGGATGCGCAAGGGCGACCTGATCGCCGCCATCAAGGAGCACCAGAACGGCGGCAACGGCACCAACCATCGCGCCGACAACGCCCCTGCGGCACCCGCCGAGCAGGCGAGTGAGCCTCGCGAGCCCCGTCAGAACACCGAGAAGACCGAGAACGGCGAACCCAACAGCGGCGAGCCACGCCGCCGTGAGCGTCGGGCCGCCACCCGCGGCGCCGGTGCCGCGGGCGCCGAAGGCGCTGAACAGCAGAAATCACAGGACAGCCGCCCTGAACAGGGCGAAAAGCGCGAGAGCCAGAGCCAGAATCGGCAGGAGAGTCGCGAGAACCGCGAGTCGTCCGACCAAAGTGGCCAGGGGCAGTCCGGCAACCAGCAGAACCGCGGCAACCAGCAGAACCGCGACAACCAGCAGAACCGCGACAACCAGCAGAACCGCGACAACCAGCAGAACCGCGGCAATCAACAGAATCGCGACAACAACCAGAGCCGCGATGACGATGACGACGACGACAGCCGTCAGGGCCGTCGCGGCCGCCGGTTCCGTGACCGTCGCCGTCGTGGCGAGCGCACTCCCGGCGAAGGCGGCGGCGGTAACGACGCCGAGCTGCGTGAGGACGACGTCGTCCAGCCGGTCGCCGGCATCCTCGATGTCCTCGACAACTACGCGTTCGTGCGCACCTCGGGCTACCTGGCCGGCCCCAACGATGTGTACGTCTCGATGAACATGGTCCGCAAGAACGGCCTGCGCCGCGGCGATGCCGTGACCGGCGCGGTCCGCGTCGCCAAGGACGGCGACGGCGGCCAGAATCAGCGGCAGAAGTTCAACCCGCTGGTTCGCCTTGACAGCGTCAACGGCGGTCCGGTCGAAGAGGCCAGGAACCGGCCCGATTTCACCAAACTGACCCCGCTGTACCCGAATCAGCGGCTGCGGTTGGAGACCACTCCCGATCGCCTGACCACCCGCGTGATCGACCTGATCATGCCGATCGGCAAGGGCCAGCGCGCCCTGATCGTGTCGCCGCCCAAGGCCGGTAAGACCACGATCATGCAGGACATCGCCAACGCGATCACCCGCAACAATCCCGAGTGCCACCTGATGGTGGTCCTGGTCGACGAGCGACCTGAAGAGGTCACCGATATGCAGCGCTCGGTCAAGGGTGAGGTCATCGCCTCCACCTTCGACCGCCCGCCGTCAGACCACACCCAGGCCGCCGAGCTCGCCATCGAGCGCGCCAAGCGCCTCGTCGAGCAGGGCAAGGACGTCGTCGTGCTGCTCGACTCGATCACCCGGTTGGGTCGCGCCTACAACAACGCCTCCCCGGCGTCCGGGCGCATCTTGTCCGGTGGTGTGGATTCGACCGCCCTGTATCCGCCGAAGCGGTTTCTCGGTGCGGCCCGCAACATCGAGTTCGGTGGCTCGCTGACCATCATCGCGACGGCCATGGTGGAGACCGGCTCGACGGGTGACACGGTGATTTTCGAAGAGTTCAAGGGCACCGGCAACGCCGAGCTCAAGCTCGATCGCAAGATCGCCGAGCGCCGGGTGTTCCCGGCGGTCGACGTCAACCCATCGGGTACCCGCAAGGACGAGCTGCTGCTGTCGACCGACGAGTTCGCCGTCGTGCACAAGCTGCGTCGCGTGCTCAGCGGCCTCGACAGCCATCAGGCCATCGATTTGCTGATGAGCCAGCTGCGCAAGACTAAGACCAACTACGAGTTCCTCGTTCAGGTGTCCAAGACGGCGCCCGGCGGCGGCGGTAACGGCGCGTCGGACGCCGACTAA
- the thrB gene encoding homoserine kinase — translation MTLNLPAGLSASATVAASSANLGPGFDSLGLALGLYDEILVETTDAGLIIEVEGEGAGQVPLGPEHLVVRALHRGLAAGGAEVPGLVVHCRNAIPHSRGLGSSAAAVVGGLAAANGLLAQADRDPLTDAQLIQLASEFEGHPDNASASVLGGAVVSWVDGQTTPPTYAAARLQLHPDIRVFPGIPQVRSSTAETRVLLPDHVTHEAARFNLSRAALLVVALTERPDLLMAATDDVLHQPQRGPAMPASAEYLQVLRRCGVAAVLSGAGPAVLALTTSAELPAEAVEFGAAKGFTVSQMSIGEPVRWSSGVAVHG, via the coding sequence GTGACCCTGAATCTGCCTGCCGGCCTGAGCGCCAGCGCCACTGTCGCGGCCTCCAGTGCCAACCTCGGCCCCGGCTTCGACAGCTTGGGCCTGGCGCTGGGCCTCTACGACGAGATCCTCGTCGAGACCACTGACGCCGGACTGATCATTGAGGTCGAGGGGGAGGGGGCCGGGCAAGTGCCGCTAGGCCCCGAGCACCTGGTGGTCCGGGCGCTGCACCGGGGGTTGGCGGCTGGCGGCGCGGAGGTTCCCGGGCTGGTGGTGCACTGCCGCAATGCGATCCCGCACTCGCGGGGGCTCGGCTCGTCGGCCGCGGCTGTCGTCGGTGGGTTGGCGGCAGCGAATGGCCTTCTGGCGCAAGCGGATCGGGACCCGCTGACCGATGCGCAGCTGATCCAACTGGCGTCGGAGTTCGAGGGTCACCCGGACAACGCGTCGGCCTCGGTGCTCGGCGGCGCGGTGGTGTCCTGGGTTGACGGGCAGACGACGCCCCCGACGTATGCGGCGGCCCGGCTTCAGCTGCATCCCGACATCCGGGTGTTCCCGGGAATCCCGCAGGTGCGCTCATCGACTGCCGAGACCCGGGTGCTGCTGCCCGACCACGTCACCCATGAAGCCGCGCGTTTCAACCTGAGCCGGGCGGCGTTGCTGGTTGTTGCGCTCACGGAGCGGCCGGACTTGCTGATGGCGGCCACCGACGACGTTTTGCATCAGCCCCAGCGTGGCCCAGCCATGCCTGCCTCGGCGGAATACCTACAGGTGCTGCGGCGTTGCGGGGTGGCAGCGGTGTTGTCCGGCGCTGGTCCGGCCGTTCTTGCTCTCACAACCAGTGCAGAGCTGCCGGCCGAGGCGGTCGAGTTCGGCGCCGCGAAGGGATTTACCGTCAGTCAGATGAGCATCGGCGAGCCAGTTCGCTGGAGCTCGGGTGTCGCGGTTCACGGCTGA